The Pelistega ratti genome window below encodes:
- a CDS encoding Fic family protein: protein MNKLPINIHDLLTQRTIESERIEYKEGWNPERILHTICAFANDFHNLGGGYIVIGVKEKDGMPQLPPVGLSHSEIDRIQKELLNLEHYAIQPSFNTLTATYDIQGKAILVLWVSGGEVRPYKAKKSLAKDNKEWAYYIRKHSSTVMATGADEQELISLANRVPFDDRLHITATLNDLEPHLVREFLKDIKSDLSSIAKNLSIEELALRMNIAGGTSEALFPKNVGLMFFNSQPNRFFPYTQIDVVYFPEGAGGQSFEEKIFQGPLAQMTKDALNFIKNNYVQEKIIKLPNQAEARRFFNFPFEAIEEALVNAVYHRSYELREPIEVRIDNNEISILSYPGPDRSIKMETLQAGKAVSRRYRNRRIGEFLKELELTEGRSTGIPTILNVMAHNGSPMPIFETDDDRTYFIIRLPIHKEFILENKHYTLIDQDSNKKTNLVTDPVTDPVTDPVTDPVTDPVTDPVTDPVTDPVTDPVTDPVSSQVISLLHSLNIQEMGTKELMETLSLLHRHTFRNNYIQPALSLNLIEMTIPDKPNSRYQKYRLTTQGRKLLSQLKKK from the coding sequence ATGAACAAACTGCCAATCAATATCCATGATTTATTAACACAACGTACTATAGAAAGTGAACGTATTGAATATAAAGAGGGATGGAATCCAGAGCGTATTTTGCACACTATTTGTGCCTTTGCAAATGATTTTCATAATTTAGGTGGTGGCTATATTGTTATTGGAGTAAAAGAAAAAGATGGTATGCCGCAATTACCCCCTGTTGGTTTATCTCATAGTGAAATCGATCGTATCCAAAAAGAATTGCTCAATTTAGAACACTATGCGATTCAACCTAGTTTTAATACCTTAACAGCCACTTATGACATCCAAGGTAAAGCTATTTTAGTTTTATGGGTAAGTGGCGGTGAAGTACGTCCCTATAAAGCTAAAAAAAGCTTAGCTAAAGATAATAAAGAGTGGGCTTACTATATTCGTAAACATAGCAGTACAGTTATGGCTACCGGTGCAGATGAACAAGAATTAATCAGTTTAGCTAATAGAGTCCCATTTGATGACCGTTTACATATTACTGCGACATTAAATGATTTAGAACCACACTTAGTTCGTGAATTTCTAAAAGATATAAAAAGTGATTTATCTTCTATAGCCAAAAATCTATCTATTGAAGAATTAGCACTACGAATGAATATTGCTGGTGGTACATCTGAAGCCTTATTTCCCAAAAATGTAGGGTTAATGTTTTTTAATAGTCAACCTAACCGTTTTTTCCCTTATACCCAAATTGATGTAGTTTATTTTCCTGAAGGGGCTGGTGGTCAATCTTTTGAAGAAAAAATATTTCAAGGTCCTCTAGCACAAATGACGAAAGATGCATTGAATTTCATTAAAAATAATTATGTACAAGAAAAAATTATTAAACTACCTAATCAAGCAGAAGCGAGACGTTTTTTCAATTTTCCTTTTGAAGCTATTGAAGAAGCCTTGGTGAATGCAGTTTATCATCGTTCTTATGAATTGCGTGAACCTATTGAAGTCCGTATTGATAATAATGAAATCAGTATTTTAAGCTACCCCGGTCCGGATCGTTCCATCAAAATGGAGACCTTACAAGCTGGTAAAGCAGTAAGCCGACGTTATAGAAACCGTAGGATTGGTGAGTTTTTAAAAGAATTAGAGTTAACAGAAGGTCGTTCCACTGGTATTCCAACTATTTTGAATGTAATGGCACATAATGGATCACCTATGCCGATTTTTGAAACTGATGATGACCGAACTTATTTTATAATTCGATTACCCATTCACAAAGAATTTATTTTAGAAAATAAGCATTATACATTAATTGACCAAGATAGTAATAAGAAGACTAATTTAGTTACCGACCCAGTCACCGACCCAGTCACCGACCCAGTCACCGACCCAGTCACCGACCCAGTCACCGACCCAGTCACCGACCCAGTCACCGACCCAGTTACCGACCCAGTCACCGACCCAGTCAGTAGCCAAGTTATTTCATTACTACATTCATTAAATATTCAAGAAATGGGTACAAAAGAGTTAATGGAAACGCTAAGTTTACTTCATCGTCATACATTTAGAAATAACTATATTCAGCCTGCTTTATCACTCAACTTAATTGAAATGACTATTCCTGATAAACCCAACAGTCGTTATCAAAAATACCGTTTGACCACACAGGGAAGAAAATTACTGTCTCAATTAAAGAAAAAATAG
- a CDS encoding GNAT family N-acetyltransferase translates to MAYSFVELSSSINRKDFLSCSEELNEYFKQFASQDQKRGLAKCYVLISDTNETVGYYTISASSVLLTSFPKIVQKRASYEVLPVALIGRLAIDKKFEGKGFGSILIYDAIERVKKNALAVAAVIVVAKDSKASNFYKYLSFIPFDSLINDKEALFYPLSKVFNTI, encoded by the coding sequence ATGGCATATTCATTTGTTGAACTATCATCATCCATTAATAGAAAGGATTTTTTGAGTTGTTCTGAGGAACTAAATGAATATTTCAAACAATTTGCCTCTCAAGATCAAAAGCGTGGTTTAGCAAAGTGCTATGTTTTAATCTCTGATACAAATGAAACTGTAGGATATTACACTATTTCAGCAAGTTCAGTCCTTCTAACAAGTTTTCCAAAAATAGTTCAAAAAAGAGCTTCTTATGAAGTATTACCTGTTGCATTAATAGGACGTTTGGCAATAGATAAAAAATTTGAAGGTAAGGGATTTGGATCAATATTAATTTATGATGCCATTGAACGAGTTAAAAAGAATGCATTAGCAGTTGCTGCTGTTATTGTTGTTGCAAAAGATAGTAAGGCGAGTAATTTTTATAAATACTTGAGCTTTATACCATTTGATAGTTTAATTAATGATAAAGAAGCCTTATTTTATCCTTTATCTAAGGTTTTTAATACTATTTAA
- a CDS encoding DUF1778 domain-containing protein, with the protein MEKVSFARLEARLQQDIYNIIKQAAKITGKSVTEFVVNAAYAEATKSIKEHALIELMVSDQHKLINALSQDYEPNDAMKRATQRRQLLLQDE; encoded by the coding sequence ATGGAAAAAGTATCATTTGCTCGTCTTGAAGCAAGACTTCAACAAGATATTTATAATATCATTAAGCAAGCAGCTAAAATAACGGGTAAGTCAGTGACAGAGTTTGTGGTAAATGCGGCTTATGCTGAAGCAACAAAATCAATTAAAGAGCATGCTTTAATTGAGTTAATGGTGAGCGACCAACATAAACTTATTAATGCCTTATCACAAGATTATGAACCTAACGATGCGATGAAACGAGCGACTCAACGACGTCAGTTACTCTTACAGGACGAATAG
- a CDS encoding porin, translating into MKKSLLVAALAVGFAGVAHAESSVTLYGLVDVGFGYEQTKTTFKDTGVFTRSGAGTTESPFVYTEAVNKQIKNRTVGAVTNVKNSSRWGLKGSEDLGNGTSAIFQLESGFEPASGTSTQGGALFGRKAIVGLTGESWGTFTIGRQYNLADDFIAGIDPFGTSFGQATAESTFGASITARQTPTIKYVSPNFDGFKFGVAVISSDEKTTTSTAASKTVEKTKTNGFSFGLGYNNGPVELGVAFDYNRNKKELNGDTTSDSKAKSWIVAGAYDFDVVKLHLGYGQQRDGVVNGDFGNAYELLGRVYGQELDANGRPVYSTLASELDTKGLRTQAWFAGLTAPVGEAGKVIFGYQGGRVKHREFDDFRANAHIFSLAYQHNLSKRTHVYLLGSLGKTKYKEPNEFAKTTTQQFVLGLQHRF; encoded by the coding sequence ATGAAAAAGTCATTATTAGTAGCAGCTTTAGCAGTAGGTTTTGCAGGCGTTGCTCATGCTGAGTCATCAGTAACACTATATGGTTTAGTTGACGTTGGTTTTGGTTATGAACAAACTAAAACAACATTTAAAGATACAGGTGTTTTCACTCGTTCTGGAGCGGGTACAACAGAAAGTCCTTTTGTATATACTGAAGCAGTAAACAAACAAATTAAAAACCGTACAGTTGGTGCTGTAACCAATGTTAAAAACAGTTCTCGTTGGGGTTTAAAAGGGTCTGAAGACTTAGGTAATGGTACATCAGCAATCTTCCAATTAGAGTCTGGTTTTGAGCCTGCTTCTGGTACTTCTACTCAAGGCGGTGCTTTATTCGGTCGTAAAGCGATTGTGGGTTTAACAGGTGAAAGCTGGGGTACATTCACTATCGGTCGTCAATACAACTTAGCTGACGATTTTATCGCAGGTATTGATCCATTTGGTACTAGCTTTGGTCAAGCAACAGCCGAATCTACATTCGGTGCTTCTATCACTGCTCGTCAAACACCAACAATCAAATATGTATCTCCAAACTTTGATGGTTTCAAATTTGGTGTAGCGGTTATCTCTAGTGATGAGAAAACAACAACTTCAACAGCAGCTTCTAAAACTGTTGAAAAAACCAAAACTAATGGTTTCTCTTTCGGTTTAGGTTACAACAATGGCCCTGTTGAGTTAGGTGTGGCATTTGACTACAACCGTAATAAAAAAGAACTTAACGGTGACACTACTTCAGATAGCAAAGCAAAATCTTGGATTGTTGCAGGTGCGTATGACTTTGATGTAGTTAAATTACACTTAGGCTATGGTCAACAACGTGATGGCGTAGTAAATGGTGACTTTGGTAATGCTTATGAGTTATTAGGTAGAGTATATGGTCAAGAGCTTGATGCTAATGGTCGTCCAGTATATTCAACTTTAGCTTCAGAACTTGATACTAAAGGTTTACGTACACAAGCATGGTTTGCTGGTTTAACAGCACCTGTAGGTGAAGCAGGTAAAGTTATCTTTGGTTACCAAGGTGGTCGTGTTAAACACCGTGAATTTGATGATTTCCGTGCAAACGCTCACATCTTCAGTTTAGCTTACCAACACAACCTATCTAAACGTACACACGTTTACTTATTAGGTAGCCTTGGCAAAACTAAATACAAAGAACCTAATGAATTTGCTAAAACAACAACACAACAATTCGTTCTTGGTTTACAACACCGCTTCTAA
- a CDS encoding porin produces MKKSLLVAALAAGFASTAQADVSLYGRIDFGAGYEQTKTTINQGINHVYKDKKPVVAGTTKVRSTGIKPNIATSSRWGLKGSEDLGNGTSAIFQLEGGFNPETGKSTQGGALFGRKAIIGLKSKNWGTLTIGRQNSVADDMVSFADVGWSNGAAGSTLAGSISTRQSPTIKYLSPNLDGFKFGVVVLSGDEKTTEKTVGEKEVTSRKVRNGVAFGLNYNNGPLELGAAFEYNREKGENEKDSSGKVIENYERKIKGWSIGAAYDFEVVKLHLAYGQQHDGVLGSGFGIVDDFLGAYQVDNKAKTAKTSFKKRLNSEGLRTQGWFAGLTAPVGEMGQLSFTYQGGRIRHSDFDTLRINTHIYELGYKHKLSKRTYIYAIGGYGETKYKGKLLSSHKNGQFAKVKYQEARIGLVHYF; encoded by the coding sequence ATGAAAAAATCATTATTAGTCGCTGCATTAGCAGCTGGTTTTGCTAGTACGGCACAAGCAGATGTGAGTTTGTATGGTCGTATTGACTTTGGTGCAGGTTATGAACAAACCAAAACAACTATTAACCAAGGTATTAATCATGTGTACAAAGATAAAAAACCTGTTGTAGCAGGTACGACTAAAGTACGTTCTACAGGTATTAAGCCTAATATCGCCACAAGCTCTCGTTGGGGCTTAAAAGGATCGGAAGACTTAGGTAACGGTACATCCGCTATCTTCCAACTTGAGGGTGGCTTTAATCCTGAAACAGGTAAATCAACGCAAGGAGGTGCTTTATTTGGACGTAAGGCAATTATTGGCCTGAAAAGTAAAAACTGGGGTACATTAACCATCGGTCGTCAAAATAGCGTTGCGGATGATATGGTGTCTTTTGCTGATGTGGGTTGGAGCAATGGTGCTGCTGGCTCAACCTTAGCAGGATCTATTTCTACACGCCAATCACCAACGATTAAATATTTATCGCCTAATTTAGATGGTTTTAAATTTGGTGTGGTTGTCCTTTCAGGTGATGAAAAAACAACCGAAAAAACAGTGGGAGAAAAAGAAGTTACGAGTAGAAAAGTGCGAAATGGTGTGGCTTTTGGTCTAAACTATAACAATGGTCCTCTTGAATTAGGTGCTGCTTTTGAATATAACCGTGAAAAGGGTGAAAATGAAAAAGATAGTAGTGGTAAGGTGATTGAAAACTATGAGCGTAAAATCAAAGGTTGGTCTATTGGTGCTGCTTATGACTTTGAAGTGGTGAAATTACACTTAGCTTATGGTCAGCAACATGATGGTGTCTTGGGTTCAGGCTTTGGTATCGTAGATGATTTCCTTGGTGCATACCAAGTAGATAATAAGGCGAAAACAGCGAAAACATCTTTCAAAAAACGCTTAAATTCAGAAGGTTTACGTACACAAGGTTGGTTTGCTGGTCTTACTGCACCAGTAGGCGAGATGGGGCAGCTTTCTTTCACTTACCAAGGTGGTCGTATCAGACATAGTGATTTTGATACCTTACGTATCAATACACATATCTATGAACTTGGCTATAAACACAAATTATCTAAACGTACCTATATCTATGCGATCGGTGGCTATGGTGAAACCAAATACAAAGGTAAACTACTAAGTAGTCATAAAAATGGTCAGTTTGCTAAAGTGAAATATCAAGAAGCTAGAATTGGTCTTGTTCATTACTTCTAA
- a CDS encoding porin, which translates to MRKSLLVAALAVGFASTAQAEVKLYGRVNFGAAYEQTKTTLYQDISNMYHDAEGKNALRAGTVKERSIGIRGNNITSSRWGLKGSEDLGNGTSAIFQVEAGFNPTTGKSTQGGALFGRYAVLGLTGEKWGTLTIGRQYSVADDLVAFADVGWWYGSADSTIVGAISTRQSPTIKYLSPDLEGFKFGVAVLSGDEKTTEETPDGNEKITKKKRNGAAIGLNYNSGPLELGAAFEYNREQGKNVADTIDYNRKIKGWSVAGAYDFDVVKLHLAYGQQHDGVLGTGDYMGILDYFLDSYYVQKENEPLMKFKTRLNSKGLRTKGWFTGVTAPVGEMGEVTFTYQGGRVKHSDFDTLRINSHIYELAYKHKLSKRTYIAFVGAYGETKFKGKVLNGNKHGQFAKVKYKDFRVGLVHRF; encoded by the coding sequence ATGAGAAAATCACTATTAGTCGCTGCATTGGCAGTTGGTTTTGCAAGCACGGCACAGGCAGAGGTAAAACTTTATGGAAGAGTAAATTTTGGTGCTGCTTATGAACAAACCAAAACAACACTCTATCAAGATATTAGTAATATGTACCATGATGCAGAGGGGAAAAATGCATTAAGAGCAGGTACAGTCAAAGAGCGTTCTATTGGTATTAGAGGGAATAATATTACCAGTTCTCGTTGGGGCTTAAAAGGATCGGAAGATTTAGGCAACGGGACATCTGCTATTTTCCAAGTGGAAGCTGGTTTTAACCCTACCACAGGTAAATCAACACAGGGGGGTGCTTTATTTGGGCGTTATGCTGTTTTAGGGTTAACAGGTGAAAAATGGGGTACATTAACCATTGGTCGTCAATATAGTGTGGCAGATGATCTTGTTGCCTTTGCCGATGTGGGCTGGTGGTATGGATCGGCTGACTCTACGATTGTAGGGGCTATTTCTACTCGTCAATCTCCAACTATTAAATACTTATCACCTGATTTAGAAGGATTTAAATTTGGTGTTGCTGTCCTTTCAGGTGATGAAAAAACAACCGAAGAAACACCTGATGGCAACGAAAAAATAACCAAGAAAAAACGAAATGGTGCGGCTATTGGTCTAAATTACAATAGCGGTCCGCTTGAATTAGGTGCAGCCTTTGAATATAACCGTGAACAAGGTAAAAATGTAGCAGATACTATCGATTATAATCGTAAGATTAAGGGGTGGTCTGTTGCTGGGGCTTATGATTTTGATGTGGTGAAATTACACTTAGCCTATGGTCAGCAACATGATGGTGTCTTGGGTACTGGGGACTATATGGGGATTTTGGACTATTTCCTAGATAGCTACTATGTACAAAAAGAGAATGAACCATTGATGAAGTTTAAAACTCGCCTGAATTCTAAAGGACTTCGTACCAAAGGTTGGTTTACCGGTGTTACTGCACCAGTGGGTGAGATGGGCGAAGTAACCTTTACCTACCAAGGCGGTCGTGTAAAACATAGTGATTTTGATACCTTACGGATTAATTCACACATCTATGAGCTTGCCTATAAACACAAACTGTCTAAACGAACCTATATCGCCTTTGTTGGTGCGTATGGCGAAACCAAGTTTAAAGGTAAAGTATTAAATGGCAATAAACATGGTCAATTTGCTAAAGTGAAATATAAAGATTTTAGAGTTGGTTTGGTCCATCGCTTCTAA
- a CDS encoding porin, whose amino-acid sequence MKKTLLVSALAVSFAGVAHAESSVTLYGIVDAGIGYTQTKTTGANVVDANGNVIATNATKKTRDFGLNNGAKQQSRFGLKGIEELGNGTAAIFQLESGFDLETGSTGDSLFNRRAIIGLTGESWGTLTIGRQHNVADDILAPIDPFGTDWGQAGANSTFGGSISAVQTPTIKYLSPNFEGFKFGLAVSGSDSKVKTTALNYKNVDKKQDGGVSVGLGYDNGPLSLAATFDYSRQKDKETLNGVNTTDIDSKAKAWAIGAAYDFDVVKLHLGYGQQRDGFVNDVNEDATRNGVANYGLFDATQQVAHVIYGGDNISNKGLRAQSWFGGFTVPVADNGKALFSYQGGRIKHNSYNGRVNTHIYSLGYQHDLSKRTNVYVLGSYGEAKSSGYERRVKSRTTQAIVGLQHHF is encoded by the coding sequence ATGAAAAAAACACTATTAGTTTCTGCTCTTGCAGTTAGCTTCGCTGGTGTAGCACACGCTGAATCATCAGTTACTCTATACGGTATCGTTGATGCTGGTATTGGTTACACACAAACTAAAACTACTGGTGCTAATGTAGTTGATGCTAACGGTAACGTTATTGCTACAAATGCTACGAAAAAAACTCGTGATTTCGGTTTAAACAACGGTGCTAAACAACAAAGCCGTTTCGGTTTAAAAGGTATTGAAGAGTTAGGCAACGGTACTGCTGCGATCTTCCAATTAGAATCTGGTTTTGACTTAGAAACTGGTAGCACAGGCGACTCATTATTCAATCGTCGTGCCATTATCGGTTTAACTGGTGAAAGCTGGGGTACATTAACCATCGGTCGTCAACACAACGTGGCTGATGACATCTTAGCGCCAATCGATCCATTCGGTACTGACTGGGGTCAAGCAGGTGCTAACTCTACTTTCGGTGGTTCTATCTCTGCTGTACAAACACCAACCATCAAATACTTATCACCAAACTTTGAAGGTTTCAAATTTGGTTTAGCAGTAAGTGGTAGTGACTCTAAAGTTAAAACAACTGCATTAAACTACAAAAACGTTGATAAAAAACAAGACGGTGGTGTGTCTGTTGGTCTAGGCTATGATAATGGTCCTTTATCTTTGGCAGCTACTTTTGACTATAGCCGTCAAAAAGATAAAGAAACCCTTAATGGTGTAAATACTACTGATATTGATAGCAAAGCAAAAGCATGGGCTATCGGTGCTGCTTATGACTTTGACGTTGTGAAATTACACTTAGGTTACGGTCAACAACGTGATGGTTTCGTAAACGATGTTAATGAAGATGCTACTCGTAACGGTGTAGCTAACTACGGTCTATTTGATGCGACTCAACAAGTTGCTCATGTAATTTACGGTGGTGATAACATCAGCAATAAAGGTTTACGTGCTCAATCTTGGTTCGGTGGTTTCACTGTACCAGTAGCTGACAATGGTAAAGCATTATTCAGCTACCAAGGTGGTCGTATCAAACACAACTCATACAACGGTCGTGTAAATACACATATCTATAGCTTAGGTTACCAACATGACCTTTCTAAACGTACTAACGTTTATGTATTAGGTTCATACGGTGAAGCGAAATCTTCTGGTTACGAAAGAAGAGTTAAATCACGTACTACTCAAGCTATCGTTGGTTTACAACACCACTTCTAA
- the mnmE gene encoding tRNA uridine-5-carboxymethylaminomethyl(34) synthesis GTPase MnmE, producing MQTEITAYSPTIVAIATAAGRGGVGVIRLSGKNLQALAQILSGGKTPRPRQALYTDFVDKEGRAIDNGLMLYFAAPASFTGEDVIELQGHGGPVVMQMLLHRCLELGARLAEPGEFTKRAFLNNKLDLAQAESVADLIDASSQSAARMALRSLKGSFSQHIHTLVDSLINLRMLVEATLDFPEEEIDFLEAANARGKLAHLREELEGVLAQATQGAILREGMNVVLVGAPNVGKSSLLNALAGDDIAIVTDIAGTTRDTVREQITLDGVPIHIVDTAGLRETDDVVEKIGIERSHKALQNADVALVLIDPSEGLNAKTEALLSTIPSNLKKIEVWNKIDLFDMKADILRETAAQQVSKSGANTVIRLSAKQGEGLALLKEELLNIIGWQGESEGLFLARTRHLNALNKAKEELENAAIHGYDNIELLAEHLRLAQEALNEITGEFTADDLLGVIFSRFCIGK from the coding sequence ATGCAAACAGAAATCACTGCGTATTCACCCACTATTGTGGCTATTGCAACGGCAGCCGGTCGTGGTGGTGTAGGGGTTATTCGTTTATCGGGTAAAAACTTACAAGCACTTGCGCAGATATTAAGTGGTGGTAAAACACCGCGTCCTAGACAAGCACTCTATACAGACTTTGTGGATAAAGAGGGTAGAGCCATTGATAATGGTTTGATGTTATATTTTGCGGCACCAGCGAGTTTTACGGGTGAGGATGTTATTGAGCTACAAGGGCATGGTGGGCCTGTGGTCATGCAGATGTTGCTTCATCGCTGTTTAGAACTGGGGGCAAGACTAGCTGAGCCGGGGGAATTTACTAAGAGGGCTTTTTTAAATAATAAATTAGATTTAGCTCAAGCAGAAAGTGTTGCCGATTTGATTGATGCATCTAGTCAGTCTGCCGCACGCATGGCATTGCGAAGTCTTAAAGGGAGTTTTTCACAACATATTCATACGTTAGTTGATAGTTTGATTAATTTGCGTATGTTGGTTGAGGCAACTTTAGATTTTCCAGAAGAAGAAATTGATTTCTTAGAGGCGGCTAATGCACGCGGTAAATTAGCCCATTTGCGAGAAGAACTAGAGGGTGTGCTAGCACAGGCAACGCAAGGGGCTATTCTTCGAGAAGGGATGAATGTTGTCTTGGTCGGTGCACCTAATGTGGGTAAATCCTCTTTACTCAATGCGTTGGCAGGTGATGATATTGCCATTGTGACAGATATTGCAGGGACAACGCGCGATACGGTGCGCGAACAAATTACCTTAGATGGTGTTCCTATTCATATTGTTGATACGGCAGGGTTGCGTGAAACAGATGATGTGGTTGAAAAAATAGGGATAGAACGTAGTCATAAAGCCTTGCAGAATGCCGATGTTGCCTTGGTGCTGATTGATCCGAGTGAGGGATTAAATGCAAAGACAGAAGCATTACTTAGCACTATTCCTTCAAATTTAAAGAAAATTGAAGTATGGAATAAAATTGATTTATTCGATATGAAAGCGGATATTTTGCGTGAAACCGCCGCACAGCAAGTGAGTAAGAGCGGAGCTAATACCGTGATTCGTCTATCGGCTAAGCAAGGTGAGGGCTTGGCATTATTGAAAGAAGAACTATTGAATATCATTGGCTGGCAAGGAGAAAGTGAGGGATTGTTCTTAGCCAGAACACGTCATCTGAATGCCTTAAATAAAGCGAAAGAAGAGCTTGAAAATGCAGCGATTCATGGTTATGACAATATTGAACTATTAGCAGAGCATTTACGGCTAGCCCAAGAGGCTTTAAATGAGATTACGGGGGAATTTACAGCGGATGATTTATTAGGGGTGATTTTTAGTCGGTTTTGTATAGGGAAGTGA
- a CDS encoding RNA pyrophosphohydrolase, with protein sequence MLDREGYRPNVGIILVNHKNEVFWGKRIREKSWQFPQGGIKYGENPTQAMYRELNEELGLRPEHVQILGRTQNWLRYNVPENFIRRESRGHYKGQKQIWFLLRLVAKDKNICLRASHHPEFDAWRWSPYWVSLEQVIEFKRGVYMQALQELSGLVFSQKAETRFLRKHRYRQRQQKTIRTDSSIIRIQREVVVDIESII encoded by the coding sequence ATGCTTGATCGCGAAGGTTACCGTCCTAATGTAGGTATTATCCTTGTTAATCATAAGAACGAGGTCTTTTGGGGTAAAAGAATTCGAGAAAAATCATGGCAGTTCCCTCAAGGTGGCATAAAGTACGGTGAAAATCCAACACAAGCCATGTATAGGGAGCTAAATGAAGAACTCGGACTGAGACCTGAACATGTGCAAATATTAGGGCGTACACAAAACTGGCTACGATATAACGTGCCAGAAAATTTTATTCGACGTGAGTCGAGAGGTCATTATAAAGGACAAAAGCAGATTTGGTTTTTATTAAGGCTAGTTGCTAAAGATAAAAATATTTGTTTACGGGCAAGCCATCACCCGGAGTTTGATGCGTGGCGATGGAGTCCCTATTGGGTATCCCTTGAGCAAGTTATTGAATTTAAAAGAGGGGTTTATATGCAAGCCTTACAAGAACTATCAGGTTTGGTCTTTAGCCAAAAAGCCGAAACACGCTTTTTACGTAAACATCGTTATCGACAACGCCAGCAAAAAACCATCCGTACGGATAGTAGTATTATCCGTATTCAGCGAGAGGTCGTTGTGGATATAGAAAGTATTATTTAA